A window of the Catenulispora sp. GP43 genome harbors these coding sequences:
- a CDS encoding LacI family DNA-binding transcriptional regulator, with product MSTQRSTPSPAPRRGGATLQQVADAAGVSLATASRVLNGSTRTVNAELSEHVREVAARLRYVSHGPAQALARATTSLVGLLVHDVNDPYFSAIAAGAMRVAREQDLLVMVANTYRDPALELDYITRLGAQRARAILVAGSPPVDPALAGPLRERLLDYQQGGGRVVAIGDQGPGIDAVLPANAEGAHAAALHLAGLGHREIGMIAGPRGLVTIADRSAGFRRGVADSAGDPVGHEIEGDFTRDGGYDATRRLLAEHPGVTAVFVMADVMAIGALAALREAGRRVPEDVSLVGFDDLPICADLVPALTSVRVDTEGMGEQAMRMVAAAPLDEGRAVVHSATELIVRGSTGPAA from the coding sequence GTGTCCACGCAGCGGTCAACACCCTCGCCGGCCCCCCGCCGCGGTGGCGCCACCCTGCAGCAGGTGGCCGACGCCGCGGGCGTCTCGCTGGCCACCGCCTCCCGGGTGCTCAACGGCAGCACCCGGACGGTCAACGCCGAACTGAGCGAGCACGTCCGCGAGGTCGCCGCGCGGCTGCGCTACGTCTCGCACGGCCCGGCGCAGGCGCTGGCCCGGGCCACCACCTCGCTGGTCGGGCTGCTCGTGCACGACGTCAACGACCCGTACTTCTCGGCGATCGCCGCCGGCGCGATGCGGGTGGCGCGGGAGCAGGACCTGCTGGTGATGGTCGCGAACACCTACCGCGATCCCGCTCTGGAACTGGACTACATCACCCGCCTGGGGGCCCAGCGGGCCCGCGCGATCCTGGTCGCCGGCTCGCCGCCGGTGGACCCCGCGCTGGCCGGGCCGCTGCGCGAGCGGCTGCTGGACTACCAGCAGGGCGGCGGCCGGGTGGTGGCCATCGGCGACCAGGGGCCCGGGATCGACGCCGTGCTGCCGGCGAACGCCGAAGGGGCCCACGCGGCGGCCCTGCACCTGGCGGGCCTGGGCCACCGGGAGATCGGCATGATCGCCGGCCCCCGCGGGCTGGTGACGATCGCCGACCGCTCCGCAGGGTTCCGCAGGGGCGTGGCCGACAGCGCGGGCGACCCGGTCGGCCACGAGATCGAGGGCGACTTCACGCGCGACGGCGGCTACGACGCCACCCGGCGGCTGCTGGCCGAGCATCCCGGGGTGACGGCGGTGTTCGTGATGGCGGACGTGATGGCCATCGGGGCGCTGGCGGCGTTGCGGGAGGCGGGACGGCGGGTTCCGGAGGACGTGAGCCTGGTCGGCTTCGACGACCTGCCGATCTGCGCCGACCTGGTGCCCGCGCTGACGAGCGTGCGCGTCGACACCGAGGGCATGGGCGAGCAGGCGATGCGGATGGTGGCTGCCGCGCCGCTGGACGAAGGGCGCGCGGTCGTGCACAGCGCGACGGAACTGATCGTGCGGGGGAGCACAGGACCGGCCGCCTGA
- a CDS encoding LacI family DNA-binding transcriptional regulator — MPKRADADRESPSGRAATIRDVATRAGVSVATVSRVLTGNYPVAAATRTKVLRAVRDLDYVVNAHARALAGNSSKMIAVLLSNLTSPFYNRVASGVEQQAMAEDRLCMVSTTGGDPEREVKLVETLREQNVDAVVLVGGVIDTPEYREHMARLARLLDSAGSRLVVCGRPSPGENLPVTVVEYDNAGGAFAATSHLLSQGHRRILFIGGDEANTTTRDRLDGYRRAIHAYRAEEDPGLVIIGNQLPPFAYSELKKRLAAGPPDFTAVFAWDDHIAARALVALREAGVSVPDEVSVIGYNDEQEAQDLYPALTTVSIPHMELGREAVRLALHRDEAAAPTQHVVLGTHIVMRDSVRPLINR, encoded by the coding sequence GTGCCGAAACGAGCTGACGCCGACCGCGAATCCCCCTCCGGCCGCGCGGCGACCATCCGCGACGTGGCCACCCGCGCCGGGGTCTCGGTCGCCACCGTCTCCCGGGTCCTCACCGGCAACTACCCGGTGGCCGCCGCGACCCGCACCAAGGTCCTGCGCGCCGTCCGCGACCTGGACTACGTCGTCAACGCGCATGCCCGCGCGCTGGCCGGCAACAGCTCGAAGATGATCGCGGTCCTGCTGTCCAACCTCACCTCGCCGTTCTACAACCGCGTGGCCTCCGGCGTGGAGCAGCAGGCGATGGCCGAGGACCGGCTGTGCATGGTGAGCACCACCGGCGGCGACCCGGAGCGCGAGGTGAAGCTGGTCGAGACGCTGCGCGAGCAGAACGTGGACGCGGTGGTCCTGGTCGGCGGCGTCATCGACACCCCCGAGTACCGCGAGCACATGGCGCGCCTGGCCCGGCTGCTGGACAGCGCGGGCTCGCGCCTGGTGGTCTGCGGGCGGCCCTCGCCCGGCGAGAACCTGCCGGTGACCGTGGTCGAATACGACAACGCCGGCGGCGCCTTCGCCGCGACCAGCCACCTGCTCTCGCAGGGGCATCGCAGGATCCTGTTCATCGGCGGCGACGAGGCCAACACCACCACCCGCGACCGCCTCGACGGCTACCGCCGCGCGATCCACGCCTACCGCGCCGAGGAGGACCCCGGCCTGGTCATCATCGGCAACCAGCTGCCGCCGTTCGCCTACTCCGAGCTCAAGAAGCGGCTGGCCGCCGGCCCGCCGGACTTCACCGCGGTCTTCGCCTGGGACGACCACATCGCGGCCCGCGCCCTCGTCGCGCTGCGGGAGGCCGGGGTGTCCGTGCCGGACGAGGTATCAGTGATCGGATACAACGACGAGCAAGAGGCCCAGGACCTGTACCCGGCGCTGACCACCGTCTCGATCCCGCACATGGAACTCGGCCGCGAAGCCGTCCGCCTGGCCCTGCACCGCGACGAAGCGGCCGCCCCGACCCAGCACGTCGTGCTGGGGACCCACATCGTGATGCGGGACTCGGTGCGGCCGCTGATCAACCGGTGA
- a CDS encoding LuxR C-terminal-related transcriptional regulator, producing the protein MIGHGELVAALAARAAEGVPTVLAAPPGRGKSALLDAVAEPWITREDHVVWLTAAPADRGVPFAAMADLLSEAPDLPEPWLAAIRQALRRIPGTPDRVAIRLAARACVDAAVPPDKRVLLLADDLQWWDAESFDILAYLARHGVPVVAATRPGAPVDLLGRDALELPVPPLTAEQTATLLQRRGIGFRVAARVHAASGGNARLTVEIARGLDAASGALDAVATPAAARRCVRGWIDELPTPDSVWRTLLIAAIAADPSIPTLRRTAGPDTLEALACADQAGLITVDVHGTVAFPATAVRDTVLADASQETLRTAHLLLAETATDPTARLWHRASAARDRPNLEVAADLAVAARAVRRRGDPGRAAELWLLAAEMMPAQDAEADVAAADGSLAPLPAPVSGTAGLQEHDRVRAGTAAPTIDSAAEPQTPPAAGSARQPALTATPADHPQRPTAVAALLLAAATDAATAGRPHLARTAVARLDRTESDHAARARARLAVVDAAGQAVGGLDDILGRALADAEAAADPALLSAVHLRAAWHAHLALGDNRRAHDAARAAVRAAELSQNPESQAAALVMLARIEQLVGEPSYPRVLRRALALSPDPAPGALINSARWLSVRFALFADQLDEARHHLRQLTSYAERSGSHADRALLLRGAVEIDARAGLGAAAIRSARRLEELPGAERASPGPVLFTSALAQMAGGTLEEALRLADRGTAASAQEQDQIFQTRCLALSGTVHLLLRDTAAAGEDLNRVRTLVQEQGIADPATVRFHADLAEVLVALGQTDEAAAVVAETRRAAEELGRRSVLAGLDRADAVLKAAQGDHARAEALLHRADHTFLALGLPLERGRVLLTRSIIDKRRRRAASARQFHDQAAAVFRRAQAPLWEPAEVAVEAPAPDLFLTAAEQRIVALVTEGLPNREIAANLFLSVKTVESVLTGVYRKLGVRSRTQLAVLLRDD; encoded by the coding sequence ATGATCGGGCATGGGGAGCTCGTCGCCGCCCTGGCCGCGCGCGCCGCCGAGGGGGTCCCCACGGTGCTGGCGGCGCCGCCCGGCCGCGGCAAGTCCGCCCTCCTGGACGCCGTCGCAGAGCCCTGGATCACGCGCGAGGACCACGTGGTCTGGCTGACCGCCGCCCCGGCCGACCGCGGCGTCCCCTTCGCCGCCATGGCCGATCTGCTCAGCGAGGCGCCCGATCTGCCCGAGCCGTGGCTCGCGGCGATCCGCCAGGCCCTCCGCCGGATACCCGGCACCCCCGACCGCGTGGCGATCCGCTTGGCAGCACGGGCCTGCGTAGACGCGGCGGTCCCGCCGGACAAGCGCGTGCTGCTCCTGGCCGACGATCTGCAGTGGTGGGACGCGGAGAGCTTCGACATCCTGGCCTACCTCGCCCGCCACGGCGTCCCGGTGGTCGCCGCGACCCGGCCCGGCGCCCCGGTGGACCTGCTGGGCCGCGACGCCCTGGAACTGCCGGTCCCCCCGCTGACCGCCGAGCAGACCGCGACCCTTTTGCAGCGGAGGGGAATCGGCTTCCGTGTCGCGGCCCGCGTCCACGCCGCGTCAGGCGGGAACGCCCGGCTGACCGTGGAGATCGCCCGCGGCCTGGATGCCGCCTCGGGCGCCCTCGACGCGGTGGCGACACCGGCGGCGGCCCGGCGCTGCGTGCGCGGCTGGATCGACGAACTGCCGACGCCGGACAGCGTCTGGCGCACCCTGCTGATCGCCGCGATCGCCGCCGACCCCTCGATCCCGACCCTGCGCCGCACCGCCGGTCCGGACACCCTGGAAGCGCTGGCCTGCGCGGACCAGGCGGGGCTGATCACGGTGGACGTACACGGAACGGTGGCCTTCCCGGCCACGGCGGTCCGGGACACGGTCCTGGCCGACGCGTCGCAGGAGACACTCCGCACGGCCCACCTGCTCCTCGCCGAGACGGCCACGGACCCGACCGCGCGGCTGTGGCACCGCGCATCAGCGGCGCGAGACCGGCCGAACCTGGAGGTCGCGGCGGATCTGGCGGTCGCGGCCCGCGCCGTGCGGCGCCGGGGCGATCCGGGGCGCGCGGCGGAGTTGTGGCTGCTGGCGGCGGAGATGATGCCCGCGCAAGATGCCGAGGCGGACGTCGCCGCGGCGGACGGCTCGCTGGCGCCGCTGCCGGCTCCGGTGAGCGGGACGGCCGGCTTGCAGGAACACGATCGGGTCCGGGCCGGAACCGCAGCGCCCACCATCGATTCCGCCGCCGAACCACAGACTCCACCAGCGGCGGGCTCAGCCCGCCAGCCAGCCCTCACCGCCACCCCCGCCGACCACCCGCAGCGCCCCACCGCCGTCGCCGCCCTCCTCCTCGCCGCGGCCACCGATGCCGCCACCGCCGGGCGTCCGCACCTCGCGCGCACCGCCGTCGCGCGCCTCGATCGCACCGAATCCGACCACGCGGCCCGCGCCAGGGCCCGGCTCGCGGTCGTCGACGCGGCCGGCCAGGCCGTCGGCGGCCTCGACGACATCCTGGGCCGGGCGCTGGCCGATGCCGAGGCCGCCGCCGATCCGGCCCTGCTCTCCGCCGTCCACCTGCGCGCCGCCTGGCACGCGCACCTGGCCCTCGGCGACAACCGGCGCGCCCACGACGCCGCGCGGGCCGCCGTCCGGGCCGCCGAGCTCTCGCAGAACCCTGAGTCGCAGGCCGCCGCGCTGGTCATGCTCGCGCGCATCGAGCAGCTGGTCGGCGAGCCCTCCTACCCCCGGGTGCTGCGCCGCGCGCTGGCGCTCAGCCCGGATCCGGCTCCCGGTGCGCTCATCAATTCCGCGCGCTGGCTGTCCGTCCGCTTCGCGCTCTTCGCCGACCAGCTCGACGAGGCCCGGCACCACCTGCGCCAGCTCACCTCGTACGCCGAGCGCAGCGGCAGCCACGCCGACCGCGCGCTTCTTCTGCGCGGCGCGGTCGAGATCGACGCCCGTGCCGGGCTCGGCGCCGCGGCGATCCGCAGCGCGCGCCGGCTCGAAGAGCTCCCGGGCGCCGAGCGCGCCTCCCCCGGGCCGGTGTTGTTCACCTCCGCGCTGGCGCAGATGGCCGGCGGCACGTTGGAGGAGGCGCTGCGCCTCGCCGACCGGGGCACGGCCGCCTCGGCGCAGGAGCAGGACCAGATCTTCCAGACCCGCTGCCTGGCCCTGTCCGGCACGGTGCACCTGCTGCTGCGCGACACCGCCGCGGCCGGCGAGGACCTGAACCGGGTCAGGACCCTGGTGCAGGAGCAGGGCATCGCCGATCCGGCCACCGTGCGCTTCCACGCCGACCTCGCCGAGGTACTGGTCGCGCTCGGACAGACCGACGAGGCGGCGGCGGTCGTGGCCGAGACCCGGCGGGCGGCCGAGGAGTTGGGACGGCGCAGCGTCCTGGCCGGGTTGGACCGCGCGGACGCGGTTCTCAAGGCGGCACAAGGCGATCACGCCCGCGCCGAAGCACTCCTGCACCGCGCCGACCACACCTTCCTGGCCCTCGGCCTGCCGCTGGAGCGCGGCCGCGTCCTGCTCACCCGCTCGATCATCGACAAGCGCCGGCGGCGTGCGGCCTCGGCGCGGCAGTTCCACGACCAGGCCGCGGCGGTCTTCCGCCGGGCGCAGGCGCCGCTGTGGGAGCCGGCCGAGGTCGCCGTCGAGGCCCCGGCGCCGGATCTGTTCCTGACCGCGGCCGAGCAGCGGATCGTCGCGCTGGTCACCGAGGGACTGCCGAACCGCGAGATCGCGGCGAACCTTTTCCTGTCGGTCAAGACCGTGGAATCCGTGCTGACCGGCGTTTACCGAAAGCTGGGTGTCCGATCGCGCACGCAGTTGGCCGTTCTTCTGCGCGATGATTAG
- a CDS encoding Gfo/Idh/MocA family protein, which translates to MTREVVGIAMNGVTGRMGYRQHLLRSILAIREQGGLLLPDGRTVWPEPVLVGRNAEKIEALAAQHGLDRWTTSLDEALADPSVTVYFDAQVTQARVPAITRAIEAGKHIYTEKPTAETLDDAISLARLADAAGIKHGVVQDKLFLPGLLKLKRLVDSGFFGRILSVRGEFGYWVFEGDWQPAQRPSWNYRTEDGGGIILDMFPHWRYVLDHVIAPVQSVYAEARTDIPTRWDEQGREYKATADDAAYAIFELEGGIVASLNSSWTTRVNREELVEFQIDGTHGSAVAGLRNCKAQHRAATPKPVWNPDIPATEDFLAQWQEVPDNAVLDNGFKVQWEMFLAHLVADAPYTHDLWAGARGVQLAELGARSWREGRKIAVPDLDRTGK; encoded by the coding sequence ATGACGCGCGAAGTAGTCGGCATAGCCATGAATGGCGTGACCGGACGTATGGGCTACCGCCAGCACCTGCTGCGGTCCATCCTCGCCATCCGCGAGCAGGGCGGCCTGCTCCTGCCCGACGGCCGCACGGTCTGGCCCGAGCCGGTCCTGGTCGGCCGCAACGCCGAGAAGATCGAGGCGCTGGCCGCGCAGCACGGCCTGGACAGGTGGACCACCTCCCTGGACGAGGCCCTGGCCGACCCGTCCGTCACCGTCTACTTCGACGCGCAGGTCACCCAGGCCCGCGTCCCGGCCATCACCCGGGCGATCGAAGCCGGCAAGCACATCTACACCGAGAAGCCGACCGCCGAGACCCTGGACGACGCGATCAGCCTCGCACGCCTCGCCGACGCCGCCGGCATCAAGCACGGCGTGGTCCAGGACAAGCTCTTCCTGCCGGGCCTGCTGAAGCTGAAGCGGCTGGTCGACTCCGGCTTCTTCGGCCGCATCCTGTCGGTGCGCGGCGAGTTCGGCTACTGGGTCTTCGAGGGCGACTGGCAGCCGGCACAGCGCCCGTCGTGGAACTACCGCACCGAGGACGGCGGCGGCATCATCCTCGACATGTTCCCGCACTGGCGCTACGTGCTGGACCACGTGATCGCCCCGGTCCAGAGCGTCTACGCCGAGGCCCGCACGGACATCCCGACCCGCTGGGACGAGCAGGGCCGGGAGTACAAGGCCACCGCCGACGACGCCGCCTACGCCATCTTCGAGCTCGAAGGCGGCATCGTCGCCTCCCTGAACTCCTCGTGGACCACCCGCGTCAACCGCGAGGAACTGGTCGAGTTCCAGATCGACGGCACGCACGGCAGCGCCGTCGCGGGCCTGCGCAACTGCAAGGCCCAGCACCGCGCGGCGACCCCCAAACCGGTGTGGAACCCGGACATCCCGGCGACCGAGGACTTCCTGGCGCAGTGGCAGGAGGTCCCGGACAACGCCGTCCTGGACAACGGCTTCAAGGTCCAGTGGGAGATGTTCCTCGCGCACCTGGTCGCCGACGCGCCGTACACCCACGACCTGTGGGCCGGCGCCCGCGGCGTGCAGCTGGCCGAACTCGGCGCGCGATCCTGGCGCGAAGGCCGCAAGATCGCCGTACCGGACCTCGACCGGACCGGGAAGTGA
- a CDS encoding sugar phosphate isomerase/epimerase family protein produces the protein MSWPLAFSTLGCSGLPLPDVVELARSTGWLGLELRAADDEPVHVGLSARERAAAREVLESGGVTVLAVASYVKVARGEVGDDECVADALAHADLARDLGAPFVRVFPGAEEPGAEADARAVRRLNAIAARLPEGVAILVETHDSHPQGVDIARVLSQVSGDVGTIWDVMHPWRTGEPIAVTKDVLAPYLRHVQVKDVLSPTERTPLPLGEGTIPLDEFYAALRELGYQGWMSLEWESKWHPEAVPLAEALKVKPAFTG, from the coding sequence ATGAGCTGGCCGCTGGCGTTCTCGACCCTGGGCTGCTCGGGGCTGCCGTTGCCGGACGTCGTGGAACTGGCCCGGTCCACCGGCTGGCTCGGGCTGGAGCTGCGGGCCGCAGACGACGAGCCGGTGCACGTCGGGCTGTCGGCGCGGGAGCGGGCTGCCGCGCGGGAGGTGCTGGAGTCCGGCGGCGTCACGGTGTTGGCGGTCGCGTCGTATGTCAAAGTGGCTCGCGGCGAAGTCGGCGACGACGAGTGCGTCGCGGACGCCTTGGCGCACGCCGATCTCGCGCGGGATCTCGGGGCGCCTTTCGTGCGGGTCTTCCCCGGCGCGGAGGAACCCGGCGCCGAGGCCGACGCGCGCGCGGTTCGCCGGCTGAACGCGATCGCGGCGCGGCTGCCCGAAGGCGTCGCGATTCTGGTGGAAACCCATGACAGTCATCCACAGGGTGTGGATATCGCGCGGGTGCTGTCTCAGGTCTCCGGCGATGTCGGGACGATCTGGGACGTCATGCATCCGTGGCGGACCGGCGAGCCGATCGCGGTCACGAAGGACGTGCTGGCCCCGTATCTGCGGCATGTGCAGGTCAAGGATGTCCTGTCGCCGACCGAGCGGACGCCGTTGCCGCTCGGGGAGGGCACGATCCCGCTGGACGAGTTCTACGCCGCGTTGCGCGAACTGGGATATCAGGGCTGGATGTCGCTGGAGTGGGAGTCCAAGTGGCACCCCGAGGCCGTGCCGTTGGCCGAGGCGTTGAAGGTGAAGCCCGCCTTCACCGGTTGA
- a CDS encoding DUF993 family protein, which translates to MTGFTSRVVYAAAHVVADPAADNGAGTPAVLDWDATLRFREHLWSLGFGIADAMDTAQRGMGLDWTATRELIRRSGEAAKAVGAAKVPALLACGTGTDQLAAGAHSLPDIQAAYEEQLGVVEEAGARVILMASRAMAASAQSADDYLTVYGSLLNQASNPVILHWLGDMFDPALTGYWGSADIPTAMATVLELINANPAKVDGIKISLLNADYELELRSRLPEGVRLYTGDDFNYPDLIKGDAAGHSDALLGIFDGIARPASQALQALDRGDLETYDRLMEPTVELSRHIFEKPTFNYKTGLVFLAYLNGHQDHFRMVGGLERARDAAHLTELLRLAEIAGVVDDPELAAARFAAVVAP; encoded by the coding sequence ATGACCGGTTTCACCTCGCGCGTCGTGTACGCCGCCGCGCACGTCGTGGCGGACCCCGCCGCGGACAACGGAGCGGGCACCCCCGCGGTCCTGGACTGGGACGCGACCCTGCGCTTCCGCGAGCACCTGTGGTCGCTGGGCTTCGGCATCGCGGACGCGATGGACACCGCCCAGCGCGGCATGGGCCTGGACTGGACAGCCACGCGAGAGCTGATCCGGCGCAGCGGCGAGGCCGCGAAGGCGGTCGGCGCGGCGAAGGTGCCCGCTCTGCTCGCGTGCGGCACGGGCACCGATCAACTCGCGGCGGGCGCACATTCGCTCCCTGACATCCAGGCCGCCTATGAGGAACAGCTCGGCGTGGTCGAGGAGGCTGGGGCACGCGTCATCCTGATGGCGAGCCGGGCCATGGCCGCGTCCGCGCAGTCCGCCGACGACTACCTGACCGTCTACGGCTCACTGCTGAATCAGGCCTCGAACCCGGTGATCCTGCACTGGCTGGGCGACATGTTCGACCCGGCCCTGACCGGCTACTGGGGCTCCGCCGACATCCCGACCGCCATGGCGACGGTCCTGGAGCTGATCAACGCCAACCCGGCGAAGGTCGACGGCATCAAGATCTCGCTGCTGAACGCCGACTACGAACTCGAACTCCGCAGCCGGCTGCCGGAAGGCGTCCGCCTCTACACCGGCGACGACTTCAACTACCCGGACCTCATCAAGGGCGACGCCGCCGGCCACTCCGACGCACTGCTGGGCATCTTCGACGGCATCGCGCGGCCCGCATCCCAGGCGCTGCAAGCTTTGGACCGCGGCGACCTGGAGACTTACGACCGCTTGATGGAGCCGACAGTCGAGCTGTCGCGGCACATCTTCGAGAAGCCGACCTTCAACTACAAGACGGGCCTGGTCTTCCTGGCCTACCTGAACGGCCACCAGGACCACTTCCGCATGGTCGGCGGCCTGGAGAGAGCGCGAGACGCCGCGCACCTGACCGAACTGCTGCGGCTGGCCGAGATCGCCGGGGTCGTCGACGATCCAGAGCTGGCGGCTGCAAGATTCGCGGCGGTGGTCGCCCCATGA
- a CDS encoding putative Ig domain-containing protein — protein sequence MKNTYTRRRAAAAGAAVATMAAGFGLMAASAQTAQAWDINPASCKHAPHSHKHGVQPTETQTLCDRINAAGHSAATGSETLAYGGGVDGIGVLDGHAKVYLVFYGTQWGTQSTDSNGLANFSGDPDGAAPVVQKMFQDIGTGGETWSADLTQWCDGPNVASGATSCPSNANFIPYQTGGVLSGVWYDNGAASPSAATGHQLGVEAVNAAAHFGNTSAAANRDAYYVILSPHGTDPDGYQDPNTGYCAWHDWNGDTTLNGGAVTSNYGDIAFSNQPYNMDVGQTCGTNFINSGSNGLLDGYTMTLGHEWHEMMSDQNPAGGWTNQTSSSSYYQQENSDECAWLKPGTTGGAANVTMGSDSFAEQASWSNDTNGCAISHQILTHNGGGSGTVTVTQPAAQTSTVGSAVSLQIQASDSASGQTLTYAATGLPQGVAIDSGSGLISGTPTTAGTSNVTVTATDSTGASGSATFGWTVNATTGGGNVIVNGGFENGSLSGWTASGVTSVTTSGPHSGSYAAELGNTNPSSTSSIAQTFTAGTGNSKLGFWYNVTCDDTVTYDWATATLKDNTTGTTKIILPKTCTNPTSGWKQVTASVTAGHSYTLTLTNKDDNYPGDPTYTLYDDVTVS from the coding sequence ATGAAAAACACGTATACGCGGCGACGAGCCGCGGCGGCCGGAGCGGCTGTCGCCACCATGGCGGCCGGCTTCGGCCTGATGGCGGCCTCGGCGCAGACCGCGCAGGCCTGGGACATCAACCCGGCCTCCTGCAAGCACGCGCCGCACAGCCACAAGCACGGTGTGCAGCCTACGGAAACGCAGACGCTCTGCGACCGTATAAACGCCGCCGGGCACTCGGCGGCGACGGGTTCGGAGACGCTGGCCTACGGCGGCGGTGTCGACGGCATCGGCGTGCTGGACGGGCACGCCAAGGTGTACCTGGTGTTCTACGGGACCCAGTGGGGAACTCAGAGCACTGACTCCAACGGGCTCGCCAACTTCTCCGGCGACCCGGACGGCGCGGCGCCGGTCGTGCAGAAGATGTTCCAGGACATCGGCACCGGCGGCGAGACCTGGTCGGCCGACCTGACTCAGTGGTGCGACGGGCCGAACGTGGCCTCCGGCGCGACCAGCTGCCCGAGCAACGCGAACTTCATCCCCTACCAGACCGGCGGCGTGCTGTCCGGCGTCTGGTACGACAACGGGGCGGCCTCCCCCTCCGCGGCGACCGGCCACCAACTGGGTGTCGAGGCGGTCAACGCGGCGGCGCACTTCGGCAACACCAGCGCGGCGGCGAACCGCGACGCCTACTACGTCATCCTGTCCCCGCACGGCACCGACCCGGACGGCTACCAGGACCCCAACACCGGCTACTGCGCCTGGCACGACTGGAACGGCGACACCACGCTGAACGGCGGCGCGGTCACCAGCAACTACGGTGACATCGCGTTCTCCAACCAGCCGTACAACATGGACGTCGGCCAGACCTGCGGCACCAACTTCATCAACTCCGGCAGCAACGGCCTGCTCGACGGTTACACGATGACCCTCGGCCACGAGTGGCACGAGATGATGTCGGACCAGAACCCGGCCGGCGGCTGGACCAACCAGACCTCGTCGAGCTCCTACTACCAGCAGGAGAACTCCGACGAGTGCGCGTGGCTCAAGCCCGGCACCACCGGCGGCGCGGCGAACGTCACGATGGGCTCGGACAGCTTCGCCGAGCAGGCCAGCTGGTCCAACGACACCAACGGCTGCGCGATCTCGCACCAGATCCTGACCCACAACGGCGGTGGCTCCGGCACGGTCACCGTCACGCAGCCGGCGGCCCAGACCTCCACGGTCGGCAGCGCGGTGTCGCTGCAGATCCAGGCGTCCGACTCGGCCTCGGGCCAGACGCTGACCTACGCGGCCACCGGTCTGCCGCAGGGCGTCGCCATCGACAGTGGCAGCGGCCTGATCTCCGGCACCCCGACCACGGCCGGCACCTCGAACGTGACCGTCACGGCCACCGACTCCACCGGCGCCTCGGGCTCGGCGACGTTCGGCTGGACGGTGAACGCGACCACCGGCGGCGGTAACGTCATCGTCAACGGCGGCTTCGAGAACGGCTCGCTGTCCGGCTGGACCGCCTCCGGCGTCACCTCGGTGACGACCTCCGGCCCGCACTCCGGCAGCTACGCGGCCGAGCTCGGCAACACCAACCCGAGCAGCACCTCGAGCATCGCGCAGACCTTCACCGCCGGGACGGGCAACAGCAAGCTGGGCTTCTGGTACAACGTGACCTGCGACGACACCGTGACCTACGACTGGGCCACGGCGACGCTGAAGGACAACACCACCGGCACCACCAAGATCATCCTGCCCAAGACCTGCACCAACCCGACCTCGGGCTGGAAGCAGGTGACCGCCTCGGTCACCGCCGGCCACAGCTACACGCTGACGCTGACCAACAAGGACGACAACTACCCGGGCGACCCGACGTACACCCTGTACGACGACGTGACGGTGTCCTGA
- a CDS encoding sugar phosphate isomerase/epimerase family protein, whose amino-acid sequence MNLSLNQATVKRLTLAEAAAGCVRAGIPAIGLWRDRVQEIGIEASARLVRESGLEVTSLCRGGFMTAASAEERAAALADNRQAVLEAAGVGTDVLILVVGGLPSGSRDLPAARGAVAEGIAELAPFAAEHGVKLAVEPLHPMFCADRAVVSTLGQALDIAEAFPAEQVGVVVDTYHVWWDPELEASIARAGAGHRILSYQECDWVVPLPADMLLGRGHVGDGHIDFVRMRELVTAAGWTGGAEVEIFNQEIWDTDGARTIATVRARHEAVCAASRV is encoded by the coding sequence ATGAATCTCTCCCTCAACCAAGCCACCGTCAAGCGCCTCACCCTCGCCGAAGCCGCCGCCGGCTGTGTCCGCGCCGGCATCCCGGCCATCGGCCTGTGGCGCGACCGCGTCCAGGAGATCGGCATCGAGGCGTCGGCCAGGCTCGTGCGCGAATCAGGCCTCGAGGTCACCAGCCTGTGCCGCGGCGGCTTCATGACCGCCGCCTCCGCCGAGGAGCGCGCCGCTGCGTTGGCCGACAACCGGCAGGCCGTGCTCGAAGCGGCCGGCGTCGGCACCGACGTGCTGATCCTCGTGGTCGGCGGTCTCCCGTCCGGTTCCAGGGACCTGCCAGCCGCTCGCGGAGCCGTCGCCGAGGGCATCGCCGAGCTGGCGCCGTTCGCCGCCGAGCACGGTGTGAAGCTCGCCGTCGAGCCGCTGCATCCGATGTTCTGCGCGGACCGGGCCGTGGTCTCCACGCTCGGGCAGGCGCTCGACATCGCCGAGGCGTTCCCGGCCGAGCAGGTCGGCGTGGTCGTCGACACCTACCACGTGTGGTGGGATCCGGAGCTGGAGGCGTCGATCGCTCGCGCCGGCGCCGGGCATCGGATCCTGTCCTACCAGGAGTGCGACTGGGTCGTGCCGCTGCCGGCCGACATGCTCCTGGGCCGCGGGCACGTCGGCGACGGCCACATCGACTTCGTGCGGATGCGCGAGCTGGTGACCGCCGCGGGGTGGACCGGCGGTGCCGAGGTGGAGATCTTCAACCAGGAGATCTGGGACACGGACGGCGCCCGGACCATCGCCACCGTCAGGGCCCGCCACGAGGCGGTCTGCGCCGCCTCGAGGGTCTGA